Below is a window of Trichosurus vulpecula isolate mTriVul1 chromosome 4, mTriVul1.pri, whole genome shotgun sequence DNA.
ttcttaatcgtatccccagcacttaccacagtgcctggcacatagtaagtatttaataaacattgattggATTGGTTGGATCTCATCCTAGGGAGCCTGTTGGCCTTAGGCTGAGAACTTCAGCTGAGCTAGAATGGGGCCAGGTTGGTGCTTCAAGGACAGAGGGttggacatgggttcaaatcctgcctctggcacttactagatatatgaccctgggcaagtcacttaacctttctcagccccAATTTCCTTacttgcaaaatggggatgatattatCTGTATTGCTTACTTCTTAGAGTTGCTATAAGGTTTAAATGAGAAagtatgtgtaaagcactttgaaaaatttaaagtgctatataccaGTTAAGGTTATTATATCCATTAGGAGAAGGACAATCTGGAGAGGACCCTGATACAGAAGAGCTCATGGCAGTCCTGGGGGAGTCAATCACTCTCCCCATGAACATCCCAGAAGGTGAACAAATTGGGAAAATTATTTGGATTTTCAAATCACCTCTTGCCACCATTAAGGAAGGAGCCGCTGGAGAGCCCACCATCACTGTATCTGACCCTCGCTATAAGGTCCTAGTGAATAGCCCTGACCAGATCTACTCCCTGCAGATCAGTAACCTGAGCAAGGAGGATGAGGGAATCTACAGAGCAAATATATTCACTGAGGGTCCCCTGGACACCATCACTCGGAAGTTCACCCTACACATCTACCGTGAGTCTGGTGGGTGGGACGCCTGATGTCTGGTTTCTCCAATGTTTGTTCAAGTTGCTGTGTCTGGGAGGTGGACAGCAGGACCTCTGGAGGTCCTGTCCTTCACCTTCCCTTTACCTGGGCTATCCTGTGGCTGATCCTTAACCAGTTGGAGATGCTGGTACCAAGATTCCCTTTGAAGATCAAGGAAACATCCAAAGTCTCAGCCCCAGCTCTATGGGAGTGGTAGACCGGGGCCCCCAGACCTACAGGCACAAGTTTAGAGAGCTCATAGGATAACTGAGCTGGGAGAGATCTTAAGGTCAGGCATAGGCCCTtaattttacaaacgaggaaacagtctcagagaggGCTGTGATGTGTCCAAAGTTACAGAGGCCATGGAATTACAGTTGTTAAGTGGCTGAGCCCAGTATTCAACACAGATATGCCACCAAATCCATCATTCTAATCTGCCATGGGCTGAAAACCTCATTGTTCAGGAGTGGTCATTGTGAATGAATGGAAGATACTCCAAGGTTTGTGCCTCCCACCCTCTGAGGACACATATATCACTGTAACACCTTTGTTTTATGACAGATAAAACCTCCCTTACCCAACCTTTTCCTTCTTTGACCATCTTGACAAAAGGGAGGCAACCCTGTTACCTGGGCACATAACCTTACAGGTAGACAGAATAGGTAGGTTTTCAGCTCCACAGCAATGTTGAGAAGGTCTTTCCTTCAGTACTTCCCCAAAGTATCTCTTACTGACTGAAATTCCACTATTAGAGTTCACTCCTTTGGATTTATCCTAAAATACCTTAAATCTTACTGGTTAACACCTTATAAAGATCTGGAATCTGGAggaatggggaggaaggaagggagtggttGTTAGAGTTGTTAAGAGAGACAAAAAGGGGCCAGAGGGCTCAGCACAAACATCAGCTTTTAAATGAAGCCTTCCCCCTAAAATTATCTTGTTTCTATTTTGTATACGTATAATGTACAAATTAACATTTCTATGTTTTGTACATCTCCCCTTGAGagtttgtaagttccttgaggacagagataatttcatttttgtcttggtatccgcatagtgcctggcatatagtaggtgcttaataagtgtgtgTTAATTGAAGGAGAGGTGGGATGATACAAATAGGCAGGCTTTGTCTAATTCCTAATCTAAGGTGGAATTGAGTTTATAAGGGGAATCAGGGCCCAGAGAGTGAAACTGAGGTTCTCCTGACTCAGTGGGGGGGGGTCTAAGACCATAGTTTTAGTGACACCTCTtagtccagaggtgtcaaacacagagCCTACAATTCTCTGGAGCACCAtagaaaccagattaaaatgtaatggggaagaatttaaaaaaaaataaaaatacaatgtaatgttaatatgttttctaggtcaatatgcagcctgaagggatctttatgtacagtTCAGCAGCCTcccttctatttgagtttgacttcaCTGATTTCATCTGCagtcattttccagatgatgaaactgaggctcataaggAAAAGTGACTTATCAGGGGGCACACAGAGAGTAAAGGGTAGACCTAAGATTGGAACTGAGATTTGAGAGctctctgacttcagatctaaCATTCTTTCCACAGCACCAAGAATAGGTATTAGTTCTTGATCCCAAGGGTCTTCATACTGTCTTTCAGGACGACTTCCAAAGCCCAAAATCACCATATACTTGGAGATCTCAGAGGAGTCCATGTGCAACGTCACCTTAAAATGTCATGTGGATGGGAGTGGAGATGATGAGGAGTACGGCTGGACACCCCTGGGAGCAAGGACTATTGTTTCTGATGGGGGCTCTGTCCTCCACCTCTCCTGGAAGCCTGGAGACAGTGACTTCACTTCTACTTGTGTAGTCAGAAACCCTGTCAGCATCAGTTCCCACTCCCTACAAGCTGGGCATTTCTGCACAGGTAACTGGTTCCATTGCCACCTCCCTAGAGCCCCGAGAAAATGCCCTGAGCAGTCCCAGGGACTGGGTGTCAGAAGGAACATACCACCCTCACCCCTAGTTTGGTTCTTTCAGCAGCACCTTCTTTGCTGAAGCCTGTTTGAAACAGACACCAAGTCCTCCTCTCTCCAACCTCCACAGTAAAGGGGAGCATCTTCCTCTCCACCTATGTCCTCATCCTGACCCAAATCCCCATTCTCAAAGCatgctttccccttctctcacctAATGCCCAGAAATATGCCTCCAGCTGCTTCTCTCCTCAGATCTCCCAGGTTTCTTATCTCTCTGGAGACCCACTATCTGTCCTAGGGATTCTCCAATTCCCTTCTCAGTAGAATTCTGGCTTTAATTTAGCTTCCAGGTTTCTGGGGAGGGAGTCAGTTGAGTTCAGAGAATTCCCAGTGAAGAGATCTCAGCTGGTTCCAGACTGAAAGATTCCCTGCCCCACTCTGGGATTTGAGGGATGAGTCTGGTCCATTTGTGAGCTGCTCCAGCTTTCTTAAGGAGGCTCCAGAGTCTTCCCCTCTTCACTTTCCCCATTTGGCTTGGGGGCCCAAAATCCTTCTCTGGAGGAAGATAGTATCACATTCCCTTGGGAGGTACCCAGCTGActggttcttctctctcttttcgcTATTCTAGGCTCCAGAAGTTCATCTTCAACATCATGTTCCCCCCTGACAAAGGGACTTTTCATCCTGTTACTCTTAGGGATCTTAATAGTTGGGATTATCGTAACTAGgattttaacaaaaaataaaaagacaatcaCAAGAATTCACAGGCAGATGAAGCTGAGAAAGAATGTCAAGCGACAAAAAATGCGAGCAAAGGAGTTTCCATTAGCAGGTCACACCTCTGAATGACGGACAGGCTCAGGGCCTGAGCCCCGGATGGGGAGGCCCATCCCACCCCATTCCCTTGCTATATGTTTCCTCTTTGGGAGCCTTCTTGGGAATATTTTCTCAGGGACTTTTCTCCCTCTTGAAGACTTTATGAGAGCCATCAGGCAGGAACTCCAAAAGTTCTCACTATCTTAGGAAAGAGGTTCAGGCAATAAAATCAAGTCAAATGAAAATGACCAGAACTGCTCTTTTCCCCCCCTCTctatctttaaaaattctttgttatagagGTGGCATTTtgggtgaaggagggagagggagatattGGAAAAGGTAAGTGATGCACCAAATAAAAGAGAACAGCAgaacaattaagaaaaaagaagagtaaaaaaaaaattcagaagagtTTTGCCCTGAGCCTGTCAATCTATTCTTTTCCCGCCGGTGGGGCTGGACTTTATTGAAAACTATTTCCCTATTCTCTCCAagtctctcttccttcttgcAGCATTCCCTTCCCAGACTGGCTAGGTCCGTCTTCCAATCTGGGAGGAAAAGTAAATCTGACAAATGCACTTACAGTAAGTGTTAGTGGCTTAATATGCTAATTCTCCCAAGAGAACTTACCTTTAAAAAGATAACAGGGAATAATTTGGAATCTAGTGCAAGGAAATCTTTGAGAGAGGAATTTTAGCCAGGGGAAGGGTGGAAACATCTTTCGTCTGTCGGTGTCCACCTTCCTGGAGTTATGGTCTTTTTGTCTTTTCCACTCCAAAATCCTTTTACCTCTAGTAGATGAGTCCACTTAATATCTACCCTTTGGTTCATCCCTTCTTCCGGTCTGGGGACACTTCAACCTGAGTGAGAACCCcaggtgagaaggaaccagcaatattccccgccccccactccacccccttcTTTATCTGCCCAAGCTTCCTTAACTCTGCTCAGTATTATTACGACTTGAACCAGCTGTTACTATGGTTCCTAGCCTCTCAAGACCCTTTGATCCTCCTCATCATGGCCCAAATATGGACAAATCTCTTTTCCCCCTAGTTCAGCTGAGGCAAAGATGGAATTATTCAAATGAAAGTTGAGCAAAAAGCAACTCAAACCCAAAAAGACCTGATCATA
It encodes the following:
- the SLAMF9 gene encoding SLAM family member 9 isoform X1, whose protein sequence is MKVPPWLLFFLMLLHPQEGEGQSGEDPDTEELMAVLGESITLPMNIPEGEQIGKIIWIFKSPLATIKEGAAGEPTITVSDPRYKVLVNSPDQIYSLQISNLSKEDEGIYRANIFTEGPLDTITRKFTLHIYRRLPKPKITIYLEISEESMCNVTLKCHVDGSGDDEEYGWTPLGARTIVSDGGSVLHLSWKPGDSDFTSTCVVRNPVSISSHSLQAGHFCTGSRSSSSTSCSPLTKGLFILLLLGILIVGIIVTRILTKNKKTITRIHRQMKLRKNVKRQKMRAKEFPLAGHTSE
- the SLAMF9 gene encoding SLAM family member 9 isoform X2 encodes the protein MKVPPWLLFFLMLLHPQEGEGQSGEDPDTEELMAVLGESITLPMNIPEGEQIGKIIWIFKSPLATIKEGAAGEPTITVSDPRYKVLVNSPDQIYSLQISNLSKEDEGIYRANIFTEGPLDTITRKFTLHIYRRLPKPKITIYLEISEESMCNVTLKCHVDGSGDDEEYGWTPLGARTIVSDGGSVLHLSWKPGDSDFTSTCVVRNPVSISSHSLQAGHFCTGGRTT